In Streptomyces sp. P9-A4, the genomic window CGGACCGCCGGGGCCACCCCCGGGCAGATCCGCCGTCTGCTCCTCGCCGAGGCCGCCGTGCTCGGTGTGCTCGCCTCCGCCGCCGGGTGCGCGCTCGGCGCGCTGGGCGCGCCCCTGCTCGCCAGGGCCCTCGTCGCCCGCGGTCTCGCCCCCGAGTGGTTCGCCGTCGGCGGGGCGGCCTGGCCCTTCCACGCCGCCTTCTGGACGGGGGTGACCGTCTCCCTCGCCGGGGCCGTCGCCGCCTCCCGGCGCGCCGGGAAGGTCGGCCCGACGGCGGCGCTCCGCGAAGCGGACGTCGACGCCGACACCCTTCCCCCCGGCCGGGCCCTGCTGGGTACGGCCCTGCTCCTGGCCGGGCTCGGACTCCTGGCCTGGACGTACGCCACGGACCCTGGCGCGCTGCTCAAGCGGAAGACGTACACGACCCTCCCGATGCTCCTGATCACCGGCGTCGCCCTGCTCTCCCCGCTGCTCGTCGGGCCGGTGGCACGGCTGCTGCGGGCGCGGGGGGCGGTGGGGACGCTGGTACGGGAGAACAGCGCCGCGTCCGTACGCCGTACCGCCGCCGTCGCCGCGCCGGTCCTCGTGACCGTGGCGCTGGCGGGGACGCTGTTCGGTTCGGCGACGAGCGTCACGCGCGCGAAGGGCGTGGAAGTGCGGGAGGCGACGGCCGCCGAGCACGTCGTGGCCGGCCCGGCGCTGAGGCCGGTGACGGCGCCGCCCGGGGCCGTCGTGTCCGCCACCGGCGCGACCTCCGTCTTCGTACGGGACGGGGCGGAGGCGGTCGTGAAGTACGGGGCGCGGGCGGTCACCGACCCGGCGGCCTTCGCCTCGCTCGCCCGGCTGCCCGTGGTCGCCGGGGACCTGCGGGACCTCGACGACCGGTCGATCGTCGTCAACGAGGAGTTCGAACGGCACCGGGTCGGCGAGTCCGTCGAGGTCTGGCGCGCGGACGGGTCCGGTCCGGTACGGCTCCGGGTCGCGGCCGTCCTCGCCGTCGGGACCGGCGACAACGGGCCGTACGTCACCCGGGCGAACGCCCCCGGCTCCGCCCCCGACCGGATCGAGGCGCGGGGCGGCGGTACGGCCACGGTCCGGGCCCTCGAAAGGAGCGGCGGCACCGTCAGGACCGCCGACGCCTGGGCCGACGCCGAACGCCCGGCGAGCGGCAGCCCGCAGACCCGGCTCGGGCTGGTCCTGGTCCTGGGCATCGCCCTCGTCTACACGGTCATCGGGCTGGCCAACACCCTGCTCATGGCGACCTCGGTACGCGGCGGGGAGCTGGCCTCGCTGCGGCTGGCCGGCGCCACCCGGGCCCAGATCCTGCGGGTGGTGACGGGTGAGGCGGCGCTCGCCGTCGCGATCGGCACGCTGCTCGGCCTGCTGGTCACGGCGCTCGCCCTGGGCACCCTGGGAGCGGGCCTCGCCGCCCTGTCCGCCCCGGTGGCCCTGACCCTGCCGTGGACGACGGTCGGCGCGGCGGCGGGCGCCTGCGCGACGGTCGCGGTCACCGCGGCGGCCCTCCCCGCGTGGCGCATGACGCGCTGAGCGGCGATGGTGGGACGGACGGGGCGGTGACCGGGGTCGGAGCCGGGTCACCGCCCCGTCCAGGCGTACGGCCACGGGCCGACGGCCGGGGCACCGCTACGCGCGCGTGGACCTGGATACGGCATCACGCGCGCGTGGACACGGACACGCATCACGCACGCGTGGACACGGCACTACGCGCGCGTCGCCCCGGGCGCGGGCACGGCACCACCCGCACGCGGCCCCGCATCCGGCCCCGCTCTCACGCCCCCGACTTGGCCGCCCGCCACTCCCCCGCCAGTACCGACCAGACCTCCTCGTCGTGGAGCCGGCCCCGGTACGCGTAACTCTCCCTCAGGACCCCGTCCCTGCTCATGCCGAGGCGCCTGGCCACCGCGATGCTGGGCTCGTTGTCGGAGGACACCACCCACTCCACCCGGCGGATCCCGCGCACCTCGATCGCCCAGTCGACGAGCAGCCGCGCCGCCCGGGTGATCAGGCCCTTGCCGACGCCCGCGGGCTCCAGCCAGCAGCCCGCCTCGGCCCGGCCGCCCTTGATGTCGAGCATCCGGAGGATCACCGCGCCGACGAGGGTCCCGTCGGACCAGATGCCGTGGATGCGGCCGGTGTCGGTGGCCGTCTTCTCCGCGTAGGCGCGGAGGTAGGCCCGGCTGGACTCCAGGTCCGTGATCACGTCGGGAAGTCCGTTGCGGGCGCCGATGAAGTCCCGGCCGCGGTCCATGTGGGCCAGGAACTCATCGGCCTGCCACGGTTCGAGCGGGCGCAGCTCCGCGCCGTCGTCGCCCAGGGGTATCGCGTACATCGTCGTCGTCATCGCCTTCCGGGGTCGGAGCGGGACCGGGCTGCTCGCGGCCCCGCGGCGGGGTGATCCTCTCACCCCGCCCGGCCGCTCCCCCGGGCCACTCCCTCGCCCCGCCCCCGCCCGCGTCACGGAATCAGGACGAGCTTGCCCCGCACATGCCCCGACTCGCTCAGCTCCTGTGCCCGCGCGGCCTCCTTCAGGGGAAGCACCTCGGCGAGCCGGACCGTCAGACTGCCCTCGGCCGCCTGCCGGGCGTGGGACGCGAGCCCGGACCGTACCGACTCCTCCTCGCCCAGGACCCCCGAGAAGACGATCCCGTACCGCTCCGCGTCCGTGTCCGCGATCGTCACGATCCGCTCCTTCGGGGCGTCGTCCCCGCCGAGGAGCTCGATGGCGACCGGCAGCACCCCGTGGCCGGCGGCGTCGAAGACCGCGTCGACGCCACCGGGGGCGGCGGCCCTGACCCGGTCGGCAAGCCCGTCCCCGTACGCGACGGGGATCGCGCCGAGTTCGCGCAGGTAGGCGTGGTTGGACTCGGACGCGCTGCCGACGACCGTGATCCCGGCGGCGACGGCGAGCTGGACGCCCACTGAGCCGACGACCCCCGCGGCGCCGTGCAGGAACAGCGTCTCGCCCTCCCGTACGCCGATGAGGTCCAGGACGCGCTGCGCCGTCTCACCGGCGACCGGCAGGCTCGCCGCCGCCTCCCAGGAGAGCCCGGCGGGCTTGGGGGCGACGATCCCGGCGATGGCGTACTCGGCGTACGCGCCGGTCTTCGTCCAGCCGAGGACCTCGTCACCGACGGCCACACGGGTCACGCCCGCGCCGACCTCGTCGACGGTGCCGGCGAACTCCAGGCCCGGGACGGCAGGGAAGGTCGTCGGGTAGAACTCCTCGAGCCAGCCGTAACGGCGCTTCCAGTCCACCGGGTTGAGGCCGACGGCCGCGACCCGGACGCGTACCTCGCCGGGGCCGGGCTGCGGCACGGCGACGCCCGTCTCGTGACGCAGTACCTCGTGACCGCCGAACTCCTCGTACACGACCGCTTCCATCTCAGCCTCCACAGTTCCCCGTTGCGACGTGCCCGCCCCTCGGCGCCACGCCACGGCTTCCGCCCTACGGCGTGTCCGCGCTTCGGCGCCACGCCGTCGCATCCGCTGACCGACGGGCCCGCCCACCGGCGTCCCGTCGTCGCTTCCGCTCTCCGACGTCCCCAAGCCTGCGCCCCCGGCACCCCTCTCCCCGCCCTCCCAACGGCCAGTCCCACCTGTCCGAAAGACCGGCCGCGCCCTGCCCGTTCGCCCGTACGCTGGCCGCATGGACGCGCTCACCCTGACCGCCGCGTACGAGATCATCCGGCAGCCGCTCGGCTCGATCCTCCCCAAGGTCTCGGCCGCCCTCGCCCCCCTGATCCCGCACGTGGACGCGGCCGAACTCTCCACCCACTGCGCCCATTCCCCCTTCAAGGCGCTCGGCGGTACGACGCTGCTCACCTCCGCCGAACTCGCGCCGCTCCTCGCGGCCGGCGTGCCCGGAAGCCCCTGGCAGGGCCCGGCGACGATCGGCGGGCGGACCCGCGAGGTCGTCGCCGTCACCAGCCACGCGACCCGGCGCGGGGCGGTCCTCGTGCTCGTACGGGAGGACGGCGCCGCCCCGGCTGGCGCGGCCGAACTGGGTGTCGCACAGGCCCTGTGGGACCTGGTGTCCGGGCACTTCGACCGGTTCGCGACGGAGGCGATGCCGGGGGCGCTCGCCCGTTCCCGGGCGGCGGCCGACACCCGGGCCCGGGTGATCGCGGAGCTGACCGCCTCGCACACGGCGGCGCTCTCCGGGGTCCTCGGGGTGCTGCGCAGCCGGGCCCTCGACGACACGACGGCCCGGACCACCGCGACCGATCTGGCCGCCTCGGCGCTGATCGAGATGCGGGCGGAGCAGCGCCGGGACCGGGCGCTCGCGGAGGAGCCCGCCGAGGACGCCTTCGAGCGGCTGGCCGGAGAGCTGCGGCCGATGCT contains:
- a CDS encoding GNAT family N-acetyltransferase; translated protein: MYAIPLGDDGAELRPLEPWQADEFLAHMDRGRDFIGARNGLPDVITDLESSRAYLRAYAEKTATDTGRIHGIWSDGTLVGAVILRMLDIKGGRAEAGCWLEPAGVGKGLITRAARLLVDWAIEVRGIRRVEWVVSSDNEPSIAVARRLGMSRDGVLRESYAYRGRLHDEEVWSVLAGEWRAAKSGA
- a CDS encoding ABC transporter permease, with the translated sequence MLTVVLSGLRARWASFLGGFLALALGVGLLVTMGLGLSATFHAPERPPERFASSPVVVQGQDRLTLDVRRGPGTAAVSQRLDRPQPVDKELLGQLRARWTVTLSGTPVSGGPDAGGPDAVGVDAPAADVRALVGDRAQVLTGDDRRRADPDPERDADALVALNALLGTSGGVTAFVSVFVVASTFAFAVALRRREFGLLRTAGATPGQIRRLLLAEAAVLGVLASAAGCALGALGAPLLARALVARGLAPEWFAVGGAAWPFHAAFWTGVTVSLAGAVAASRRAGKVGPTAALREADVDADTLPPGRALLGTALLLAGLGLLAWTYATDPGALLKRKTYTTLPMLLITGVALLSPLLVGPVARLLRARGAVGTLVRENSAASVRRTAAVAAPVLVTVALAGTLFGSATSVTRAKGVEVREATAAEHVVAGPALRPVTAPPGAVVSATGATSVFVRDGAEAVVKYGARAVTDPAAFASLARLPVVAGDLRDLDDRSIVVNEEFERHRVGESVEVWRADGSGPVRLRVAAVLAVGTGDNGPYVTRANAPGSAPDRIEARGGGTATVRALERSGGTVRTADAWADAERPASGSPQTRLGLVLVLGIALVYTVIGLANTLLMATSVRGGELASLRLAGATRAQILRVVTGEAALAVAIGTLLGLLVTALALGTLGAGLAALSAPVALTLPWTTVGAAAGACATVAVTAAALPAWRMTR
- a CDS encoding helix-turn-helix transcriptional regulator encodes the protein MDALTLTAAYEIIRQPLGSILPKVSAALAPLIPHVDAAELSTHCAHSPFKALGGTTLLTSAELAPLLAAGVPGSPWQGPATIGGRTREVVAVTSHATRRGAVLVLVREDGAAPAGAAELGVAQALWDLVSGHFDRFATEAMPGALARSRAAADTRARVIAELTASHTAALSGVLGVLRSRALDDTTARTTATDLAASALIEMRAEQRRDRALAEEPAEDAFERLAGELRPMLRHSRVRLDLGAPDSTRSLAADVAHSARAIVRSLLLIVLEQDSVRRIHVGWQLTEHELRASVRDDGAGALAPCDLGAGTIRDRLDVLGGRLDIDAVAGWGTTITAVIPLAAPAAPVEAAHPLTGLGGREVEVLRHLALGHRNRRIAEELHISESTVKFHVANILNKLGVDSRGEAAALFHAAA
- a CDS encoding NADP-dependent oxidoreductase, with protein sequence MEAVVYEEFGGHEVLRHETGVAVPQPGPGEVRVRVAAVGLNPVDWKRRYGWLEEFYPTTFPAVPGLEFAGTVDEVGAGVTRVAVGDEVLGWTKTGAYAEYAIAGIVAPKPAGLSWEAAASLPVAGETAQRVLDLIGVREGETLFLHGAAGVVGSVGVQLAVAAGITVVGSASESNHAYLRELGAIPVAYGDGLADRVRAAAPGGVDAVFDAAGHGVLPVAIELLGGDDAPKERIVTIADTDAERYGIVFSGVLGEEESVRSGLASHARQAAEGSLTVRLAEVLPLKEAARAQELSESGHVRGKLVLIP